A single Cannabis sativa cultivar Pink pepper isolate KNU-18-1 chromosome 7, ASM2916894v1, whole genome shotgun sequence DNA region contains:
- the LOC133039670 gene encoding uncharacterized protein LOC133039670, whose translation MIQEQMEKEVGHQITEFDRSEIWKRSRTKSNGEVEGPTAEVVKRIDELRKQGAEGLVQVEGKRDVLTMALGTDEHGGRVRAMGFGVTQTQYFNTPRPKRKNVDGSNQASSELERRVRETEERNRKLEDKVDELIRLISSQHSSVASGSGVGGASTEPPNVDIASEPVARPSSAANVYSAPDPIAQPSGDANVYSAPDPIAQPSGTANVYSPSLPRFREEIAPAAAPPPTGGSSEEVILICSLFVLDL comes from the exons ATGATTCAAGAACAGATGGAGAAAGAGGTCGGCCACCAAATTACTGAATTTGATAGATCTGAAATTTGGAAAAGATCTCGCACTAAGTCTAATGGCGAGGTGGAGGGCCCAACTGCAGAAGTCGTTAAACGGATT GATGAATTACGCAAGCAAGGGGCAGAGGGTCTTGTACAAGTGGAAGGTAAAAGAGACGTGCTGACCATGGCGCTCGGGACAGATGAGCATGGTGGTCGGGTTCGAGCCATGGGTTTCGGCGTCACCCAAACCCAATATTTCAACACACCACGCCCTAAAAGGAAAAATGTCGATGGGTCGAACCAGGCATCATCTGAATTGGAGAGACGCGTGCGTGAGACAGAGGAACGCAACAGAAAGTTGGAGGATAAAGTGGATGAGCTCATTCGTCTTATTAGTTCCCAGCATAGCAGCGTTGCATCTGGTTCCGGTGTTGGAGGAGCATCAACTGAACCACCGAACGTTGACATTGCCTCCGAACCAGTAGCACGACCGTCGAGTGCTGCCAATGTCTATTCTGCACCAGATCCCATAGCACAACCGTCAGGTGATGCCAATGTCTACTCTGCACCAGATCCCATAGCACAACCGTCGGGTACTGCTAATGTCTACTCTCCATCACTCCCGCGTTTTCGAGAGGAAATTGCTCCAGCAGCAGCACCGCCACCTACTGGTGGTAGTTCGGAAGAGGTAATCTTAAT TTGTTCCTTGTTTGTTTTGGATTTATAG
- the LOC115696950 gene encoding uncharacterized protein LOC115696950 yields MGGLNRVYEFLNLAAIATDAGDESNRCQALVARMTRMTNSEKWLIAPYNNRKMFHWMLVVIQPSTQTVAYLDSGNDDIPDDLNFIISTSFTMYNRMVRRPDRPTQWMTPICPQQPDDKQCGYYVMKFIESFMVVEDPIQLLTRQDRFSTPYTNDEINIMRDRWIHYVKAEAERQQLPC; encoded by the exons ATGGGTGGGTTGAATCGAGTCTATGAATTTTTGAATCTGGCTGCGATTGCCACCGATGCAGGGGATGAGAGTAATCGTTGCCAAGCACTAGTCGCTCGAATGACTAGGATGACTAATTCAGAGAAATGGCTTATTGCCCCATATAATAATAG GAAGATGTTTCACTGGATGCTTGTAGTCATCCAGCCAAGTACGCAGACGGTGGCGTACTTGGATTCAGGCAACGACGACATCCCGGATGATTTGAACTTtattatatccac ATCGTTCACAATGTATAACCGAATGGTACGACGACCTGATCGACCTACCCAGTGGATGACTCCTATCTGTCCTCAACAACCCGATGACAAACAGTGTGGATACTACGTCATGAAATTCATTGAAAGTTTCATGGTCGTAGAAGATCCAATACAATTGTTGACCCGACAAGATAGGTTCTCCACTCCGTACACTAATGATGAGATAAATATTATGCGTGATCGGTGGATTCATTATGTGAAAGCGGAAGCGGAGCGACAACAGTTACCGTGTTAG
- the LOC115696439 gene encoding uncharacterized protein LOC115696439, with protein MHCLLEPRGMVLKVASGDIVKEKYLKDGKFSINMEEYLHKDYRRVYIEEANMENALLPCPLVDDSLMTVGQAVNGHVAWPKDYLTPVGKYLTQPPTKKLQKQPVKKSSEDLLGPPTQPLKHPGRPSKAKVNAKYAQPHQTSSIIAFWNFVKRWPKSSMLQLQVQNELFGVADDSIWLAKSDIQELCTMQYLGAQQIGVWCKYVYNS; from the exons ATGCACTGTCTGTTGGAGCCTAGAGGGATGGTACTGAAGGTTGCTTCAGGCGACATTGTGAAGGAGAAATATTTGAAAGATGGAAAGTTTTCCATTAACATGGAAGAATACCTACACAAAGATTATCGTCGGGTATATATCGAAGAAGCCAATATGGAGAATGCACTGCTCCCGTGTCCCTTAGTCGACGATTCATTGATGACAGTAGGTCAAGCTGTAAATGGTCATGTGGCATGGCCAAAAGACTATCTTACACCTGTTGGGAAATATTTG acACAACCACCCACCAAGAAACTTCAGAAGCAACCCGTGAAGAAAAGCTCTGAAGATTTACTCGGTCCTCCAACACAGCCTCTAAAACACCCTGGGAGGCCGAGTAAGGCAAAAGTTAATGCAAAGTATGCCCAACCACACCAAACTTCTTCCATTATTGCATTTTGGAACTTCGTCAAAAGGTGGCCCAAGTCATCCATGCTCCAACTCCAAGTCCAGAATGAGCTATTTGGGGTCGCAGATGACTCTATTTGGCTTGCTAAGAGTGACATTCAAGAATTGTGCACCATGCAATACTTGGGAGCACAACAAATAGGAGTTTGGTGCAAGTATGTTTATAACTCTTAA